A single region of the Triticum dicoccoides isolate Atlit2015 ecotype Zavitan chromosome 2B, WEW_v2.0, whole genome shotgun sequence genome encodes:
- the LOC119363591 gene encoding zeta-carotene desaturase, chloroplastic/chromoplastic isoform X1 gives MAATSCTLVSALVVGRRRGPSCQRAAAGGVVRCSLDRKVSDMAINAPKGLFPPEPEHYRGPKLKVAIIGAGLAGMSTAVELLDQGHEVDLYDSRTFIGGKVGSFVDKQGNHIEMGLHVFFGCYSNLFRLMKKVGADNNLLVKEHTHTFVNKGGIVGELDFRFPVGAPLHGIQAFLRTNQLKVYDKARNAVALALSPVVRALVDPDGALQQVRDLDDVSFTDWFMSRGGTRESITRMWDPVAYALGFIDCDNISARCMLTIFTLFATKTEASLLRMLKGSPDVYLSGPIKKYITDRGGRFHLRWGCREVLYDKSPDGETYVKGLLISKATSSEIIKADAYVAACDVPGIKRLLPSEWREWDMFDNIYKLDGVPVVTVQLRYNGWVTEVQDLEKSRQLQKAIGLDNLLYTPDADFSCFSDLALSSPADYYIEGQGSLIQAVLTPGDPYMPLPNEEIISKVEKQVLDLFPSARGLEVTWSSVVKIGQSLYREAPGNDPFRPDQKTPVKNFFLSGSYTKQDYIDSMEGATLSGRRTAAYICGAGEELLAIRKKLLVDHSEKASGKVQMLQTS, from the exons ATGGCCGCCACGTCGTGCACGCTAGTCTCGGCCCTCGTAGTCGGCCGGCGCCGCGGGCCGTCCTGCCAGCGTGCGGCGGCCGGCGGTGTGGTTCGATGCTCGCTCGACAGAAAGGTCTCCGACATGGCCATCAACG CACCGAAAGGACTGTTCCCACCGGAGCCTGAGCACTACAGGGGCCCGAAGCTCAAGGTCGCCATCATAGGTGCCGGCCTCGCCGGCATGTCCACCGCAGTAGAGCTCTTGGACCAGGGACATGAG GTTGATCTGTATGACTCCCGAACTTTTATTGGCGGCAAGGTTGGTTCTTTTGTCGACAAGCAAGGGAACCATATCGAGATGGGGCTGCATGTCTTCTTTGGTTGTTACAGCAATCTTTTCCGCCTCATGAAGAAG GTTGGGGCTGATAATAATCTACTAGTCAAGGAACATACCCATACTTTTGTAAATAAAGGGGGCATTGTTGGTG AACTTGATTTTCGGTTCCCTGTGGGCGCTCCATTACATGGTATCCAAGCATTTCTAAGAACCAATCAACTCAAG GTTTATGATAAGGCAAGGAATGCAGTTGCTCTTGCCCTAAGCCCAGTTGTTCGAGCTCTTGTTGATCCAGACGGTGCATTGCAACAAGTACGGGACTTGGATGAT GTAAGTTTCACTGATTGGTTCATGTCTAGAGGTGGTACTCGAGAGAGCATCACAAGAATGTGGGATCCTGTTGCTTATGCTCTTGGTTTCATCGACTGTGATAATATCAGTGCTCGATGCATGCTTACTATTTTCACCCTGTTTGCCACAAAGACAGAGGCATCTTTGTTGCGCATGCTAAAGGGCTCACCTGATGTTTACTTAAGTGGCCCAATAAAGAAGTACATAACAGACAGGGGTGGTAG GTTTCACTTGAGGTGGGGATGCCGAGAGGTTCTCTACGATAAGTCACCTGATGGAGAGACCTATGTGAAAGGCCTTCTCATCTCTAAG GCTACAAGTAGCGAGATAATCAAAGCAGATGCATATGTTGCAG CTTGTGATGTCCCAGGGATCAAAAGACTACTACCATCAGAATGGAGGGAATGGGATATGTTTGACAATATATACAAGTTAGATGGTGTTCCTGTAGTCACTGTTCAGCTTCGCTACAATGGATGGGTTACTGAAGTCCAAGACTTGGAGAAATCAAG ACAACTCCAAAAAGCAATTGGCTTGGATAATCTACTCTATACTCCAGATGCAGACTTCTCCTGTTTTTCAGACCTTGCACTGTCATCTCCTGCTGACTACTACATTGAAGGACAAGGTTCCCTGATCCA AGCTGTGCTAACTCCAGGTGATCCGTACATGCCATTGCCAAATGAGGAGATTATTAGCAAGGTTGAAAAACAG GTCTTAGATTTGTTTCCATCAGCCCGAGGCTTGGAAGTTACATGGTCCAGTGTGGTAAAGATCGGACAATCCTTGTACCGTGAGGCTCCTGGAAATGATCCATTTAGACCTGACCAGAAGACACCAGTTAAAAATTTCTTCTTGTCTGGCTCTTACACGAAACAG GACTACATTGACAGCATGGAAGGAGCAACTCTCTCTGGCAGGCGAACAGCGGCCTACATCTGTGGTGCTGGAGAGGAGCTATTAGCCATTCGAAAGAAGCTTCTTGTCGATCACAGCGAGAAGGCCTCCGGGAAGGTTCAAATGTTGCAAACAAGTTAA
- the LOC119363591 gene encoding zeta-carotene desaturase, chloroplastic/chromoplastic isoform X2: MAATSCTLVSALVVGRRRGPSCQRAAAGGVVRCSLDRKVSDMAINAPKGLFPPEPEHYRGPKLKVAIIGAGLAGMSTAVELLDQGHEVDLYDSRTFIGGKVGSFVDKQGNHIEMGLHVFFGCYSNLFRLMKKVGADNNLLVKEHTHTFVNKGGIVGELDFRFPVGAPLHGIQAFLRTNQLKVYDKARNAVALALSPVVRALVDPDGALQQVRDLDDVSFTDWFMSRGGTRESITRMWDPVAYALGFIDCDNISARCMLTIFTLFATKTEASLLRMLKGSPDVYLSGPIKKYITDRGGRFHLRWGCREVLYDKSPDGETYVKGLLISKATSSEIIKADAYVAACDVPGIKRLLPSEWREWDMFDNIYKLDGVPVVTVQLRYNGWVTEVQDLEKSRQLQKAIGLDNLLYTPDADFSCFSDLALSSPADYYIEGQGSLIQAVLTPGDPYMPLPNEEIISKVEKQVLDLFPSARGLEVTWSSVVKIGQSLYREAPGNDPFRPDQKTPVKNFFLSGSYTKQVEYT; the protein is encoded by the exons ATGGCCGCCACGTCGTGCACGCTAGTCTCGGCCCTCGTAGTCGGCCGGCGCCGCGGGCCGTCCTGCCAGCGTGCGGCGGCCGGCGGTGTGGTTCGATGCTCGCTCGACAGAAAGGTCTCCGACATGGCCATCAACG CACCGAAAGGACTGTTCCCACCGGAGCCTGAGCACTACAGGGGCCCGAAGCTCAAGGTCGCCATCATAGGTGCCGGCCTCGCCGGCATGTCCACCGCAGTAGAGCTCTTGGACCAGGGACATGAG GTTGATCTGTATGACTCCCGAACTTTTATTGGCGGCAAGGTTGGTTCTTTTGTCGACAAGCAAGGGAACCATATCGAGATGGGGCTGCATGTCTTCTTTGGTTGTTACAGCAATCTTTTCCGCCTCATGAAGAAG GTTGGGGCTGATAATAATCTACTAGTCAAGGAACATACCCATACTTTTGTAAATAAAGGGGGCATTGTTGGTG AACTTGATTTTCGGTTCCCTGTGGGCGCTCCATTACATGGTATCCAAGCATTTCTAAGAACCAATCAACTCAAG GTTTATGATAAGGCAAGGAATGCAGTTGCTCTTGCCCTAAGCCCAGTTGTTCGAGCTCTTGTTGATCCAGACGGTGCATTGCAACAAGTACGGGACTTGGATGAT GTAAGTTTCACTGATTGGTTCATGTCTAGAGGTGGTACTCGAGAGAGCATCACAAGAATGTGGGATCCTGTTGCTTATGCTCTTGGTTTCATCGACTGTGATAATATCAGTGCTCGATGCATGCTTACTATTTTCACCCTGTTTGCCACAAAGACAGAGGCATCTTTGTTGCGCATGCTAAAGGGCTCACCTGATGTTTACTTAAGTGGCCCAATAAAGAAGTACATAACAGACAGGGGTGGTAG GTTTCACTTGAGGTGGGGATGCCGAGAGGTTCTCTACGATAAGTCACCTGATGGAGAGACCTATGTGAAAGGCCTTCTCATCTCTAAG GCTACAAGTAGCGAGATAATCAAAGCAGATGCATATGTTGCAG CTTGTGATGTCCCAGGGATCAAAAGACTACTACCATCAGAATGGAGGGAATGGGATATGTTTGACAATATATACAAGTTAGATGGTGTTCCTGTAGTCACTGTTCAGCTTCGCTACAATGGATGGGTTACTGAAGTCCAAGACTTGGAGAAATCAAG ACAACTCCAAAAAGCAATTGGCTTGGATAATCTACTCTATACTCCAGATGCAGACTTCTCCTGTTTTTCAGACCTTGCACTGTCATCTCCTGCTGACTACTACATTGAAGGACAAGGTTCCCTGATCCA AGCTGTGCTAACTCCAGGTGATCCGTACATGCCATTGCCAAATGAGGAGATTATTAGCAAGGTTGAAAAACAG GTCTTAGATTTGTTTCCATCAGCCCGAGGCTTGGAAGTTACATGGTCCAGTGTGGTAAAGATCGGACAATCCTTGTACCGTGAGGCTCCTGGAAATGATCCATTTAGACCTGACCAGAAGACACCAGTTAAAAATTTCTTCTTGTCTGGCTCTTACACGAAACAGGTAGAGTACACCTGA